Proteins co-encoded in one Armatimonadota bacterium genomic window:
- the asnS gene encoding asparagine--tRNA ligase translates to MIPFVRVKEALQAPIGTELTVNGWVRTRRDVGKISFAEVNDGSCLRNIQIVIEEGVVSEEQLSQITTGACISVQGTLVESPAPGQPVELRAHSITILGPADAATYPLSKKRHSFEYLREIAHLRLRSNTFGAMFRIRNVLSFAIHKFFQERGFIYVHTPIITTSDCEGAGAMFGVTTLDLMNLPRTADGTIDYSQDFFGKPAYLTVSGQLEAEAFALAFTNVYTFGPTFRAENSNTPRHLAEFWMVEPEMAFCDLDGDRQLAEEFLKYLIAAVLDQCHEDLELFNKWIDDTVFSTLEHVLNSPFEHITYTEAIKLLQESGQSFEYPPRWGADIQTEHERYLTETLFKRPVVVTDYPKEIKAFYMRLNDDGKTVRAMDVLVPRIGEIIGGSQREERYEVLLERIRELGLDERNYWWYLDLRRYGSAPHSGFGLGFERMMMFVTGMKNIRDVIPFPRTPGNAEF, encoded by the coding sequence ATGATACCTTTTGTACGTGTGAAGGAAGCGCTACAAGCACCTATCGGAACCGAACTGACCGTCAACGGCTGGGTACGTACCCGACGTGACGTGGGCAAAATCTCCTTTGCAGAGGTGAACGACGGCTCCTGCTTGCGCAATATTCAGATAGTGATCGAAGAAGGCGTGGTGAGCGAAGAGCAACTCTCGCAGATTACCACCGGCGCGTGCATCTCGGTCCAGGGCACGCTGGTGGAATCGCCTGCGCCCGGGCAACCGGTGGAGCTGAGGGCGCACTCTATCACTATCCTCGGTCCCGCCGATGCGGCGACCTATCCGCTCTCCAAAAAGCGGCATTCCTTCGAATACCTGCGTGAAATCGCGCACCTGCGCCTGCGTTCCAACACCTTCGGAGCGATGTTCCGCATCCGTAACGTGCTTTCGTTTGCCATCCACAAGTTCTTCCAGGAGCGCGGCTTTATCTACGTGCATACGCCCATCATCACCACGTCCGACTGCGAAGGGGCGGGAGCGATGTTCGGCGTCACCACGCTCGACCTGATGAACCTGCCGCGCACAGCCGACGGAACGATAGACTACTCGCAGGACTTTTTCGGCAAACCCGCTTACCTGACGGTGAGCGGGCAGCTGGAGGCGGAAGCGTTTGCGCTGGCGTTTACCAACGTGTACACCTTCGGTCCCACCTTCCGCGCCGAGAACTCCAACACCCCTCGCCACCTCGCCGAGTTCTGGATGGTGGAGCCTGAAATGGCTTTCTGCGACCTGGACGGCGACCGCCAGCTGGCGGAGGAGTTTCTGAAATACCTCATCGCCGCCGTGCTGGACCAGTGCCATGAAGACCTGGAGCTGTTCAATAAGTGGATAGACGATACCGTATTCTCCACACTGGAGCACGTGCTGAACTCGCCTTTTGAGCATATCACCTACACCGAGGCGATAAAGCTGCTGCAGGAGTCGGGGCAGAGCTTTGAGTATCCACCACGCTGGGGTGCGGACATCCAGACCGAGCACGAGCGTTACCTCACCGAGACGCTGTTCAAACGTCCCGTGGTGGTCACCGACTACCCGAAGGAGATTAAAGCCTTCTACATGCGCCTCAACGACGACGGCAAAACCGTTCGGGCGATGGACGTGCTGGTTCCGCGCATCGGGGAGATTATCGGCGGTAGCCAGCGCGAGGAGCGGTACGAGGTGTTGCTGGAGCGCATCCGCGAGCTGGGGCTGGACGAGCGCAACTACTGGTGGTATCTGGACCTGCGTCGCTACGGCAGCGCGCCCCATTCGGGCTTCGGACTGGGGTTCGAGCGGATGATGATGTTCGTGACGGGCATGAAGAACATCCGCGACGTGATACCCTTCCCCCGCACGCCTGGCAACGCGGAGTTCTAG
- a CDS encoding nucleic acid-binding protein: MMSKVGVVDSSCLIGLWKIGQIHLLQQLFARVVVPDSVQQESDIFLDWFEVRSPQNEQLVLSLCAYLGKGESDVMAPGVEIGECEVLLDDRKARKTAGYLGLKVVGTVGILLRAKRQGYLTHVKPFGDRLTSEGFCVSQEIYTKALEIAGEA; this comes from the coding sequence ATGATGAGCAAGGTCGGCGTGGTAGACTCGAGCTGTCTTATTGGGCTCTGGAAGATAGGGCAAATTCACCTTCTGCAACAGCTGTTTGCACGGGTCGTCGTACCCGATTCGGTACAGCAAGAGTCCGACATCTTTCTAGACTGGTTTGAGGTCAGATCTCCACAGAACGAACAGTTAGTTCTTAGCTTGTGTGCGTATCTGGGCAAGGGGGAATCTGATGTTATGGCGCCGGGTGTGGAAATTGGAGAGTGTGAGGTGCTCCTCGACGACAGGAAAGCACGTAAAACAGCAGGATACCTGGGCTTAAAAGTGGTAGGCACGGTGGGCATTTTGCTCCGAGCGAAACGACAGGGTTACCTGACACACGTGAAGCCTTTTGGGGACAGGTTGACATCCGAGGGATTCTGTGTCTCACAGGAGATATACACGAAGGCTCTGGAGATAGCGGGAGAAGCATGA